From a region of the Candidatus Omnitrophota bacterium genome:
- the aroF gene encoding 3-deoxy-7-phosphoheptulonate synthase, whose product MIIVLKPDATKKQINHVIERIKALGLKPMVSQGTERTIIGVIGPEDQLRVQPLEVIPGVEKVMPVLKPYKLVSREFKPEASVIDVGGDVKIGGKEVVIMAGPCSVENRQMLQEVAKAVKHGGAKILRGGAFKPRTSPYSFQGLGEEGLKLLREAAHETGLRVVTELLDTRDLPLVEEYSDMIQIGARNMQNFELLKDVGQSKKPVLLKRGLSATINEFLLAAEYILSQGNFNVILCERGIRTFETATRFTLDLNAVPVIKSLSHLPIVVDPSHSTGTWEYVGPMAKAAIAAGADGLIIEVHPNPEVALSDGPQSLLPKKFAALVTEIRKVAKAVGRTL is encoded by the coding sequence ATGATTATCGTCTTAAAACCGGATGCAACGAAGAAACAGATCAATCATGTGATTGAGCGCATCAAGGCGCTTGGCCTCAAGCCCATGGTGTCCCAGGGCACCGAGCGCACCATCATCGGCGTCATCGGGCCGGAGGATCAGCTGCGCGTGCAGCCGCTGGAAGTGATCCCCGGCGTTGAGAAAGTGATGCCGGTGCTCAAGCCCTACAAGCTGGTCTCGCGGGAATTCAAGCCTGAGGCCAGCGTCATCGACGTAGGCGGCGATGTCAAAATCGGGGGCAAAGAAGTGGTGATCATGGCCGGGCCGTGTTCGGTGGAAAACCGGCAAATGCTGCAGGAGGTGGCGAAGGCGGTGAAGCACGGCGGCGCCAAAATTCTCCGCGGCGGAGCATTTAAACCGCGCACCTCGCCATATTCCTTCCAGGGGCTCGGCGAAGAAGGGCTGAAGCTGCTGCGCGAGGCGGCCCATGAGACCGGCCTGCGCGTGGTGACGGAGTTGCTCGATACGCGCGATTTGCCGCTGGTCGAGGAATACTCCGATATGATCCAGATCGGCGCTCGCAACATGCAGAACTTTGAGCTGCTGAAAGACGTGGGGCAGTCCAAGAAGCCGGTGCTGCTCAAGCGGGGTTTATCTGCGACGATCAATGAGTTTCTGCTGGCGGCGGAGTATATCTTAAGCCAGGGGAATTTCAACGTGATCCTGTGCGAGCGCGGCATCCGGACGTTTGAGACCGCCACGCGCTTTACGCTGGACTTGAACGCCGTGCCGGTCATCAAGAGCTTGTCGCACTTGCCGATCGTGGTGGATCCGAGCCATAGCACCGGCACGTGGGAATATGTCGGACCGATGGCCAAGGCCGCCATCGCCGCCGGCGCGGATGGGCTGATCATCGAAGTGCATCCGAATCCGGAAGTCGCACTTTCGGACGGGCCCCAGTCGCTGCTGCCCAAGAAGTTTGCTGCGCTCGTGACAGAAATTCGCAAAGTCGCCAAAGCGGTGGGTCGGACATTATGA